In Cryptosporangium aurantiacum, one DNA window encodes the following:
- a CDS encoding class I SAM-dependent methyltransferase, whose product MSTPSSDTYIYSQEWEQERGRLEGLSAGFDEVTIRHLTAAGVPTGGRCLEVGAGAGSIARWLATAVGPTGRVVATDLDVRFLEADSVIEVRQHDVTTDPLEEGAYDVVHARAVLEHIPDRARIVAKLATALRPGGALVLEDTVFGGPETAAWQAVTVPASVAPAQARTLAAVATAFRAIGADPEFGLQLSTTLRAAGLVDVEADLTYRVVRGGSPESAFSKLTMHQIGPRLIEIGLLSPEDYTEALAIVDDPDAQWLSIGLAGATGRAPGKR is encoded by the coding sequence ATGTCGACTCCATCGAGTGATACCTACATCTACAGCCAGGAGTGGGAGCAGGAGCGCGGGCGGCTGGAAGGCCTCTCCGCCGGCTTCGACGAGGTGACGATTCGTCATCTCACCGCGGCGGGCGTCCCGACCGGAGGGCGCTGCCTGGAGGTCGGGGCGGGCGCGGGCAGCATCGCGCGGTGGCTCGCCACCGCGGTGGGCCCCACCGGCCGGGTGGTGGCCACCGACCTCGACGTCCGGTTCCTCGAAGCGGACTCCGTCATCGAGGTACGGCAGCACGACGTGACCACCGACCCTCTCGAGGAGGGCGCGTACGACGTCGTGCACGCCCGCGCCGTGCTGGAGCACATCCCCGACCGGGCGCGCATCGTGGCCAAACTCGCCACCGCACTCCGCCCCGGTGGGGCGCTGGTCCTCGAGGACACCGTGTTCGGCGGTCCGGAGACCGCCGCGTGGCAGGCGGTCACGGTCCCGGCGTCGGTGGCGCCCGCGCAGGCCCGCACGCTGGCCGCGGTGGCCACCGCGTTCCGCGCGATCGGTGCCGACCCCGAGTTCGGTCTGCAGCTGTCGACGACGCTCCGCGCGGCCGGTCTCGTCGACGTCGAGGCGGACCTCACCTACCGCGTCGTCCGCGGTGGTTCGCCGGAGTCCGCGTTCTCCAAGCTCACCATGCACCAGATCGGCCCGCGGCTGATCGAGATCGGGCTGCTCTCCCCGGAGGACTACACCGAAGCGCTGGCGATCGTCGACGACCCCGACGCCCAGTGGCTGTCGATCGGGCTGGCCGGCGCGACCGGGCGGGCACCGGGCAAACGATGA
- a CDS encoding PucR family transcriptional regulator, producing MSAAPVGPSVHALAALLRAHRLPALTGEVFRHVVELRPEYLASGALSATDLRDTCRVSLGQMLGELADGGAGGRLSLEETGRRRAQEGAPMEWLLHGYRLCARAIWQALVSEATRSGDDGVRRLLAEAVVVWDALDRVSTVVAAAYREEQTRLQRTTRLRRETVLSGLLERRPPTPSAVAEASDVLGIPARGPRLVVTATACTPSDDGRNPEAALRAAGFPSVWVTHGARESGLVALDHPDDVEGAVAALVDCVPGQASVSPVIDGFDDVATAHRLTVLTLRTLPTGHRGVVLVTDRLPHALVAAAPDVAEVLVRHTLGGLSALRPSEWDAYVETLEALVECDGSVSAAARRLGCHRNTVQKRLHRIEALTGRRLTSLRAMVELSLALPAVRLDATSSAAPGRPPG from the coding sequence ATGTCAGCGGCTCCGGTCGGCCCGAGCGTGCACGCGCTCGCCGCGCTGCTGCGCGCCCACCGTCTGCCCGCGCTGACCGGCGAGGTGTTCCGGCACGTCGTCGAGTTGCGGCCGGAGTACCTCGCGAGCGGCGCGCTGAGCGCGACCGACCTCCGCGACACCTGCCGGGTCAGCCTCGGCCAGATGCTCGGTGAGCTGGCGGACGGTGGCGCCGGGGGACGGCTGTCGCTGGAGGAGACCGGACGTCGGCGCGCGCAGGAGGGCGCGCCGATGGAGTGGCTGCTCCACGGGTATCGGCTCTGCGCTCGGGCGATCTGGCAGGCGCTGGTGAGCGAGGCGACCCGCAGCGGCGACGACGGCGTCCGCCGCCTGCTGGCCGAGGCGGTCGTCGTCTGGGATGCCCTGGACCGGGTCTCCACCGTCGTCGCCGCCGCGTACCGGGAGGAACAGACCCGCCTGCAGCGCACCACCCGGCTGCGCCGGGAGACCGTGCTCTCCGGGTTGCTCGAACGCCGGCCGCCGACGCCGTCGGCGGTCGCCGAGGCCAGCGACGTGCTGGGGATCCCCGCGCGCGGGCCCCGCCTGGTCGTGACCGCGACCGCGTGCACGCCGTCGGACGACGGGCGGAACCCGGAGGCGGCGCTGCGGGCGGCCGGCTTCCCGTCGGTCTGGGTCACCCACGGGGCGCGCGAGTCCGGTCTGGTGGCCCTCGATCATCCGGACGACGTCGAGGGCGCCGTCGCGGCGCTGGTGGACTGCGTTCCGGGCCAGGCGTCGGTGTCGCCGGTGATCGACGGGTTCGACGACGTCGCGACAGCCCACCGCCTGACGGTGCTCACTCTGCGGACGCTGCCCACCGGCCACCGCGGGGTCGTGCTGGTCACCGACCGGCTGCCGCACGCGCTGGTCGCCGCCGCACCGGACGTGGCGGAGGTCCTCGTCCGGCACACGCTCGGCGGGCTCTCCGCGCTGCGTCCGTCCGAGTGGGACGCCTACGTCGAGACGCTCGAGGCGCTGGTGGAGTGCGACGGGTCGGTATCGGCAGCGGCCCGCAGGCTGGGTTGCCACCGCAACACGGTGCAGAAGCGGCTGCACCGGATCGAGGCGCTGACCGGGCGGCGGCTCACGTCGCTCCGGGCGATGGTGGAACTGTCGCTGGCACTTCCGGCGGTGCGTCTGGACGCGACGAGCTCAGCCGCCCCCGGCCGACCTCCGGGATGA
- a CDS encoding DUF7662 domain-containing protein — MGKYDPLRRHLAAVPNDQQEIGLSLGEVEGLVGTLPPSARDYRAWWGNSGTSPQAAAWLAAGFVVDRVDLSGGRVAFVRRGRDDFRDPGGYRDPDAYREGFRPFENPDAGQSEAAVQAHLVAHLTRSGWEIQRVADTADSAATERGIDVVARQGHCTWAIEVKGSPRRSGTAAPGEQARHGYAAALLKAVLVRDAYPGYRVAIALPDVPSYRSLFERSRRSLDDLAVTMFFVTAGGHVTSTVSTAGGECG; from the coding sequence ATGGGGAAGTACGACCCGCTCCGCCGGCACCTGGCCGCGGTGCCGAACGACCAGCAAGAGATCGGACTGTCGTTAGGGGAGGTCGAGGGCCTCGTCGGCACCCTCCCGCCGTCGGCCAGGGACTACCGCGCCTGGTGGGGCAACAGTGGCACGTCACCGCAGGCGGCCGCGTGGCTCGCCGCCGGGTTCGTCGTTGATCGCGTCGACCTCAGCGGCGGGCGGGTGGCGTTCGTGCGGCGCGGCCGTGACGACTTCCGCGACCCGGGTGGCTACCGGGATCCGGACGCCTACCGGGAGGGGTTCCGCCCGTTCGAGAACCCGGACGCCGGTCAGTCGGAGGCGGCCGTCCAGGCTCACCTCGTCGCCCACCTGACCCGGAGCGGCTGGGAGATCCAGCGGGTCGCCGACACCGCCGACTCCGCCGCCACCGAGCGCGGCATCGACGTCGTCGCGCGCCAGGGCCATTGCACCTGGGCGATCGAGGTGAAGGGCTCTCCGCGCCGTTCCGGCACCGCCGCCCCGGGCGAGCAGGCGCGGCATGGCTACGCCGCCGCGCTGCTGAAAGCCGTCCTCGTCCGCGACGCCTACCCCGGGTACCGGGTGGCGATCGCGCTGCCGGACGTCCCCAGCTACCGCTCGCTGTTCGAGCGCAGCCGCCGCAGCCTCGACGACCTGGCGGTCACGATGTTCTTCGTGACCGCGGGCGGCCACGTCACGTCGACGGTGTCGACCGCGGGCGGCGAGTGCGGCTGA
- a CDS encoding DoxX family protein, with product MTTPSRALRAAGQVALGAVLVGAGVGHLTTLREEFQAQVPSWIPVDPDTVVLGSGVVEIALGASLLTTWRQPARRRLGTLVAGFFVAVFPGNIAQLVEHKDAFGLDSDRKRALRLLGQPALVAWARAATKG from the coding sequence GTGACCACCCCTTCCCGCGCACTACGCGCGGCCGGACAGGTCGCGCTCGGCGCCGTCCTGGTCGGCGCAGGCGTCGGCCATCTGACCACGCTGCGCGAGGAGTTCCAGGCCCAGGTACCCAGCTGGATCCCCGTCGACCCGGACACCGTCGTCCTCGGTTCGGGCGTCGTCGAGATCGCGCTCGGCGCGTCGCTGCTGACCACGTGGCGGCAGCCCGCGCGGCGACGGCTCGGGACGCTCGTCGCCGGGTTCTTCGTCGCGGTGTTCCCGGGCAACATCGCGCAGCTCGTCGAACACAAGGACGCGTTCGGGCTGGACTCCGACCGCAAGCGCGCGCTGCGCCTGCTGGGCCAGCCCGCCCTCGTCGCGTGGGCCCGCGCCGCCACCAAGGGTTAG
- the nhaA gene encoding Na+/H+ antiporter NhaA: protein MALSAVRRSPALRLLAPGSWPEARRIADILRRETIGGALLLIAAVSALIWANSPWSGAYETLRDTELGPAALHLDLTVGAWAADGLLAIFFFVAGLELKREFVAGDLRDPRRAAVPIAATLGGVAVPALLYLVIVVVGDGPLRGWAIPTATDIAFALAVLAVIGSHLPSALRTFLLTLAVVDDLIAIVIIAVVFTDDLSPVPLLVALVPLGLFTLLVQRRVRAWWLLLPLAVVSWALVHASGVHATVAGVLLGFAVPVLRSARGDAGPGLAEHFEHRFRPLSAGVAVPVFAFFSAGVTVGGLHGLTTALTDPVTVGVAAGLVIGKTVGVLGTTWLVARFTRADLAAGLGWVDVTGLAMLAGIGFTVSLLVSELAFGAGSVHDEHAKVAILGGSLLAALLAAGVLRARNRTYRRIAEEETLDTDHDGIPDIYQR from the coding sequence ATGGCGCTGAGCGCCGTGCGCCGCTCCCCCGCGCTCCGGCTGCTCGCCCCCGGCTCCTGGCCGGAGGCCCGCCGGATCGCCGACATCCTGCGCCGCGAGACGATCGGTGGCGCGCTCCTCCTGATCGCCGCGGTCAGTGCGCTGATCTGGGCCAACTCGCCCTGGTCCGGCGCCTACGAGACGCTCCGCGACACCGAGCTGGGCCCGGCCGCACTGCACCTCGACCTCACCGTCGGCGCCTGGGCCGCCGACGGCCTGCTCGCGATCTTCTTCTTCGTCGCCGGTCTCGAACTCAAGCGCGAGTTCGTCGCGGGTGACCTGCGCGATCCTCGCCGGGCCGCGGTCCCGATCGCGGCGACGCTCGGCGGTGTGGCCGTGCCCGCCCTGCTCTACCTCGTCATCGTCGTCGTCGGGGACGGGCCGCTCCGCGGCTGGGCGATCCCCACCGCGACCGACATCGCGTTCGCGCTCGCCGTCCTCGCCGTGATCGGCAGCCACCTGCCGTCCGCGCTCCGGACGTTCCTGCTGACGCTCGCGGTCGTCGACGACCTGATCGCGATCGTGATCATCGCGGTCGTCTTCACCGACGACCTGAGCCCGGTGCCGCTGCTGGTCGCGCTGGTGCCGCTGGGGCTGTTCACGCTGCTGGTGCAGCGGCGGGTGCGCGCGTGGTGGTTGCTGCTCCCGCTTGCGGTGGTGAGCTGGGCGCTGGTGCACGCCTCGGGGGTGCACGCGACGGTGGCCGGCGTTCTGCTGGGGTTCGCGGTGCCGGTGCTGCGCAGTGCGCGCGGCGACGCCGGCCCGGGCCTCGCCGAGCACTTCGAGCACCGCTTCCGGCCGCTCTCGGCGGGCGTCGCGGTGCCGGTCTTTGCGTTCTTCTCTGCCGGGGTGACCGTCGGCGGGCTGCACGGCCTGACCACCGCACTGACCGACCCGGTCACGGTCGGGGTCGCGGCCGGGTTGGTGATCGGCAAGACCGTCGGTGTGCTCGGCACGACCTGGCTGGTCGCGCGCTTCACCCGCGCCGACCTGGCCGCCGGACTCGGCTGGGTCGACGTCACCGGCCTCGCGATGCTGGCCGGTATCGGCTTCACCGTGTCGCTGCTCGTCAGCGAACTCGCGTTCGGCGCGGGCAGCGTCCACGACGAACACGCGAAGGTCGCGATCCTCGGCGGGTCACTGCTCGCCGCGCTGCTGGCCGCCGGCGTTCTCCGCGCCCGGAACCGGACCTACCGGAGAATCGCCGAGGAGGAGACGCTCGACACCGATCACGACGGCATCCCGGACATCTACCAGCGCTAA
- a CDS encoding aldo/keto reductase → MTRLGLGLAAVGRPAYLTAARSAELGDDRSVAALRARTAELLDAAYAAGVRYVDAARSYGRAEEFLAAWRASRPDVTDLIVASKWGYTYVGDWRTDRRVHEVKDHSVQAFRRQWAETRALLGDTVAVYQIHSVTPESPALDDAELLGELARLRDTGVRVGVSTSGPAQADSVRRALGVVVGGAPLFSVVQSTWNVLEPSVGPALAEAADAGVAVVLKECLANGRLAATEPDGTPGVARAADVAKRLGLPLDEFAMAVALAQPWAGRVLTGAVTTDQIARNRRAAEAGILPADAAAQLADLAEAPADYWATRSRREWR, encoded by the coding sequence ATGACGCGCCTCGGGCTCGGTTTGGCCGCCGTCGGGCGGCCGGCCTACCTGACGGCGGCCCGGTCCGCCGAGTTGGGCGACGATCGGTCGGTTGCTGCCCTGCGCGCCCGTACCGCTGAGCTGTTGGACGCCGCCTACGCTGCCGGTGTGCGGTATGTCGATGCCGCCCGCTCGTACGGGCGCGCCGAGGAGTTCCTCGCCGCCTGGCGCGCGTCCCGTCCGGACGTCACGGATCTGATCGTCGCGTCCAAGTGGGGATACACCTACGTCGGGGACTGGCGCACGGACCGTCGCGTCCACGAGGTGAAGGACCACTCGGTGCAGGCGTTCCGCCGCCAGTGGGCGGAGACGCGGGCACTGCTCGGCGACACGGTCGCGGTCTACCAGATCCACTCGGTCACACCCGAGAGCCCGGCGCTCGACGACGCCGAGCTGCTCGGGGAGCTCGCGCGCCTCCGGGACACCGGCGTCCGGGTGGGGGTGTCCACGTCCGGGCCGGCGCAGGCCGACTCGGTGCGGCGGGCGCTCGGCGTCGTGGTGGGCGGCGCGCCGCTGTTCTCGGTTGTCCAGTCGACGTGGAACGTGCTGGAACCGTCGGTGGGTCCGGCGCTGGCCGAAGCCGCCGACGCCGGGGTCGCGGTCGTCCTCAAAGAGTGCCTCGCGAACGGGCGGCTCGCGGCGACCGAGCCGGACGGCACGCCGGGAGTCGCGCGGGCGGCGGACGTCGCGAAGCGGCTCGGGTTGCCGCTGGACGAGTTCGCGATGGCGGTGGCGCTGGCCCAGCCGTGGGCCGGGCGGGTGCTGACCGGCGCGGTGACCACCGACCAGATCGCCCGGAACCGGCGCGCGGCCGAGGCGGGGATCCTGCCCGCGGACGCGGCGGCGCAGCTGGCCGACCTGGCCGAGGCTCCCGCCGACTACTGGGCGACCCGGTCCCGCCGGGAATGGCGCTGA
- a CDS encoding MBL fold metallo-hydrolase — protein sequence MTATGSDGIVVLGTEQQAAWGRRELPPIEKLPGGIWSVPVPIPDNPLRYTLSYLLPGDTGVVVVDPGWNDEETWSALLAGLEVAGFALDDVLGMVATHVHPDHHGLSLRLREATGAWVAMHPAEADNMPQRMGATTPEIRRRGMTQILKVSGASDEDIEELLTGGNPRSEPDFRMAEPDVLLEDGELVPLPGRRIRTVWTPGHTPGHICLADEDTKVLLTGDHVLPRISPNIGLNPSAEGAPLADFLASLQKVAGYDDHDALPAHEYRFRGLSARSAELIAHHEERCRELVAVVASLGQPTMWQIAVGLTWSRPWAEIGRMRFAALGETAAHVQHLVGRGELAWVAGEPGGAPRVRVDG from the coding sequence GTGACAGCAACCGGGTCGGACGGGATCGTCGTGCTGGGCACGGAGCAGCAGGCGGCCTGGGGACGGCGGGAGCTGCCGCCGATCGAGAAGTTGCCGGGTGGGATCTGGTCGGTGCCGGTACCGATCCCCGACAACCCACTGCGCTACACGCTGAGCTACCTGCTCCCCGGCGACACCGGCGTGGTCGTCGTCGACCCCGGATGGAACGACGAGGAAACCTGGTCGGCGCTGCTGGCCGGGCTCGAGGTCGCCGGGTTCGCGCTCGACGACGTCCTCGGCATGGTCGCGACCCACGTCCACCCGGACCACCACGGGCTCTCGCTCCGGCTGCGGGAGGCCACCGGCGCCTGGGTCGCGATGCACCCGGCCGAGGCCGACAACATGCCGCAGCGGATGGGCGCGACCACGCCGGAGATTCGCCGCCGGGGCATGACGCAGATCCTGAAGGTGTCCGGTGCCAGCGACGAGGACATCGAGGAGCTGCTCACCGGCGGCAACCCGCGCAGCGAGCCGGACTTCCGGATGGCCGAGCCCGACGTCCTGCTGGAGGACGGCGAGCTGGTGCCGCTACCCGGCAGGCGCATCCGCACGGTCTGGACGCCCGGCCACACGCCCGGTCACATCTGCCTGGCCGACGAGGACACGAAGGTGCTGCTCACCGGCGACCACGTGCTGCCCCGGATCAGCCCGAACATCGGACTGAACCCCTCGGCCGAGGGCGCGCCGCTGGCGGACTTCCTCGCCTCGCTGCAGAAGGTCGCCGGGTACGACGACCACGACGCGCTGCCCGCGCACGAGTACCGGTTCCGCGGGCTGAGCGCGCGGTCGGCGGAACTGATCGCGCACCACGAGGAGCGCTGCCGGGAGCTGGTCGCGGTCGTCGCGTCGCTCGGGCAGCCGACGATGTGGCAGATCGCGGTCGGTCTGACCTGGTCGCGGCCGTGGGCGGAGATCGGCCGGATGCGATTCGCCGCCCTCGGCGAAACCGCGGCACACGTGCAGCACCTGGTCGGCCGCGGTGAGCTGGCCTGGGTGGCCGGTGAGCCGGGTGGGGCCCCGCGCGTCCGGGTCGACGGATGA
- a CDS encoding acyl-CoA dehydrogenase yields MTSTFLAPPTADSARLHEAFAPVFERIAKDSADRENGRTLVHEQVRWLVDAGFGTLRIPVDRGGLGASLQQTFELLTDLGAADPNVAHVFRNHLAFVEDRLAAAVTPANEAWIARFLAGEFVGGGWTEANNGTLDNLKTVITPDGDHWQVTGAKFYATGSLYADWLDVLGKGPDDGPLTALVRVDQPGVQVVDDWVGFGQRVTGSGSATYDHARIETDNVIPYADRAPYLGHFYQEAMLAALAGIAAAAHRDGIEALKARKRTYRHAVTGSITDDPQLLQVIGRVGALAYGARSALSASAATLDAIVSSRLTNDADAVQRQLVASNVAISQAQIVIIEHTLEAATIVFDALGASGVSEKLRLDRHWRNARTLASHNPRVYKERLLGDWFVNGRNPLQALTGASSHDASQA; encoded by the coding sequence GTGACATCGACTTTCCTCGCTCCACCCACCGCCGACAGCGCTCGTCTGCACGAGGCCTTCGCGCCGGTCTTCGAACGCATCGCCAAGGACAGCGCCGACCGGGAGAACGGCCGCACGCTCGTCCACGAGCAGGTCCGGTGGCTCGTCGACGCGGGCTTCGGAACGCTGCGGATCCCGGTCGACCGCGGTGGCCTCGGCGCCTCGCTGCAGCAGACGTTCGAGCTGCTCACCGACCTCGGCGCCGCCGACCCCAACGTCGCCCACGTGTTCCGCAACCACCTCGCGTTCGTCGAGGACCGCCTCGCCGCCGCGGTGACCCCCGCCAACGAGGCATGGATCGCCCGGTTCCTGGCCGGCGAATTCGTCGGCGGCGGCTGGACCGAGGCGAACAACGGCACGCTGGACAACCTCAAGACCGTGATCACCCCGGACGGTGATCACTGGCAGGTGACCGGCGCGAAGTTCTACGCCACCGGCAGCCTGTACGCGGACTGGCTCGACGTGCTCGGCAAGGGCCCGGACGACGGTCCGCTCACCGCGCTGGTGCGGGTCGACCAGCCGGGCGTGCAGGTCGTCGACGACTGGGTCGGGTTCGGGCAGCGCGTCACCGGCAGCGGCAGCGCCACCTACGACCACGCCCGGATCGAGACCGACAACGTCATCCCGTACGCCGACCGCGCGCCCTACCTGGGCCACTTCTACCAGGAGGCGATGCTCGCGGCGCTGGCCGGCATCGCGGCCGCCGCGCACCGTGACGGGATCGAGGCGCTGAAGGCCCGCAAGCGGACCTACCGGCACGCGGTCACCGGTTCGATCACCGACGACCCCCAGTTACTACAGGTCATCGGTCGGGTCGGTGCGCTCGCCTACGGCGCGCGTTCCGCGCTCTCGGCCTCTGCGGCGACGCTCGACGCGATCGTCTCCTCCCGTCTCACCAACGATGCGGACGCTGTGCAGCGGCAACTCGTGGCCAGTAACGTCGCGATCTCGCAGGCCCAGATCGTCATCATCGAGCACACGCTGGAAGCCGCCACGATCGTGTTCGACGCGCTCGGGGCGTCCGGGGTCTCCGAGAAGCTGCGGCTGGACCGGCACTGGCGCAACGCCAGGACGCTGGCCTCCCACAACCCGCGCGTCTACAAGGAACGCCTGCTCGGCGATTGGTTCGTCAACGGCAGGAACCCGCTGCAGGCACTCACCGGGGCGTCGAGCCACGACGCGTCGCAGGCATGA
- a CDS encoding LLM class flavin-dependent oxidoreductase translates to MSAREGHVILGVNTLVLGYLPAAWQWDARLTPDAPTDPGYWQRIAATAERATLDAFFLADGPALGDPSYDANVSKLEPTINWAHLAAATEHLGLIATASTTFNDPFELAERLLSLDHVSDGRAGWNIVTTRHGAAAGNFGLTGLPERSDRYERAVEFVDLVVALWESARTGVDVDHAGEHFTLRGRLRVPPSPQGKPVLLQAGGSEKGRRLAGTRADGVFAAELTKEGAIEHYNEVKQYAADAGRDPDTVKILPGVLFSLGSTEEEARRRSDALHDLGPSVYSAQWLSGALGIDATTLDLDAPFPPEVLAQAADPAFQGGSIGFRQSIVKQIRATNPTVREYLKQTRYTGSGHHGFVGTPEQFVDHIEDWYRSGAIDGFNLQPDVLIDGLEVIADEVVPLLRKRGLFRHEYETTTLRGHFGGSDVA, encoded by the coding sequence ATGAGTGCCCGCGAGGGGCACGTCATCCTCGGCGTGAACACGCTGGTCCTGGGGTACCTGCCCGCGGCCTGGCAGTGGGACGCCCGGCTGACCCCGGATGCGCCCACCGACCCCGGGTACTGGCAGCGGATCGCCGCCACCGCCGAGCGAGCGACGCTCGACGCGTTCTTCCTTGCCGACGGGCCCGCGCTGGGCGATCCGTCCTACGACGCGAACGTCAGCAAGCTCGAGCCGACGATCAACTGGGCGCACCTGGCGGCAGCCACCGAGCACCTCGGGCTGATCGCCACCGCGTCGACGACGTTCAACGACCCGTTCGAGCTGGCCGAGCGGCTGCTGTCGCTGGACCATGTCAGCGACGGCCGGGCCGGATGGAACATCGTCACGACCCGGCACGGTGCCGCGGCGGGCAACTTCGGCCTGACCGGGCTGCCCGAGCGGAGCGACCGCTACGAGCGCGCGGTGGAGTTCGTCGACCTCGTCGTCGCGCTGTGGGAGTCCGCGCGCACCGGCGTCGACGTGGACCACGCGGGGGAGCACTTCACGCTGCGGGGTCGCCTGCGCGTGCCGCCGTCGCCGCAGGGGAAGCCGGTCCTGTTGCAGGCGGGCGGCTCGGAGAAGGGACGCCGGCTGGCCGGTACCCGCGCCGACGGCGTGTTCGCCGCCGAGCTCACCAAAGAGGGCGCGATCGAGCACTACAACGAGGTCAAGCAATACGCGGCGGACGCCGGCCGGGACCCGGACACGGTCAAGATCCTCCCCGGCGTCCTGTTCAGCCTCGGCAGCACCGAGGAGGAGGCACGCAGGCGCAGCGACGCGCTGCACGACCTGGGGCCGTCGGTCTACTCCGCACAGTGGCTCTCCGGCGCGCTCGGCATCGACGCCACCACGCTCGACCTGGACGCGCCGTTCCCGCCGGAGGTGCTGGCGCAGGCGGCCGACCCGGCGTTCCAGGGCGGCAGCATCGGGTTCCGGCAGTCGATCGTGAAGCAGATCCGGGCGACGAACCCGACCGTGCGCGAGTACCTCAAGCAGACCCGCTACACCGGCTCCGGGCACCACGGCTTCGTCGGTACGCCCGAGCAGTTCGTCGACCACATCGAGGACTGGTACCGGTCCGGCGCGATCGACGGGTTCAACCTCCAGCCCGACGTCCTGATCGACGGCCTGGAGGTGATCGCGGACGAGGTCGTGCCGCTGCTGCGCAAACGCGGCCTGTTCCGCCACGAGTACGAGACCACCACGCTGCGCGGCCACTTCGGCGGATCGGATGTCGCATGA
- a CDS encoding LLM class flavin-dependent oxidoreductase has translation MKPIGVALTGSHLLELLADPAPVRALDGSGFAVAVAGIDRIGDSFPGRSTVSAPGRRTIESTIAVTFLAERAPRLGWLAAAAVHRDHPYNLARRVASLDHLARGRTGLALGVRDWYAPDGGTVWGGAGLTEGVPIGAETARGAAAAIRGLWQSWPADSIVADRETGIYARAERIRRIDHHDVFDVEGPLTVPTTRQGTPVLAWRVPEAAVGAEVPADVVIRPVDGALPAGYAPAVPLLAEIVDDGTRAASLLADERVHGVLLRPGDTEDLADFLDRAGAWLRTVPGAPVAAGGAWTLRERLALPAPAPLLADARPAFRAPSPELAR, from the coding sequence ATGAAGCCCATCGGTGTCGCCCTGACCGGTAGCCACCTGCTCGAACTGCTCGCCGACCCGGCGCCGGTGCGGGCGCTGGACGGCAGCGGGTTCGCGGTCGCGGTGGCCGGGATCGACCGGATCGGCGATTCGTTTCCGGGCCGTTCGACGGTCTCCGCGCCGGGCCGCCGAACGATCGAGTCGACGATCGCGGTGACGTTCCTGGCCGAGCGCGCGCCTCGGCTGGGGTGGCTCGCGGCCGCTGCCGTGCACCGTGACCACCCGTACAACCTGGCGCGGCGCGTCGCGTCGCTCGACCACCTCGCCCGTGGCCGGACCGGTCTCGCGCTCGGGGTCCGGGACTGGTACGCGCCGGACGGTGGCACGGTGTGGGGCGGCGCCGGGCTGACCGAGGGTGTCCCGATCGGGGCCGAGACGGCGCGTGGTGCGGCGGCGGCGATCCGGGGGCTGTGGCAGAGCTGGCCCGCGGACTCGATCGTCGCCGACCGCGAGACCGGGATCTACGCGCGTGCCGAGCGGATCCGCCGGATCGACCACCACGACGTGTTCGACGTCGAGGGTCCACTGACCGTGCCGACGACGCGCCAGGGCACCCCGGTGCTGGCGTGGCGCGTGCCCGAGGCCGCCGTTGGGGCGGAGGTGCCTGCGGACGTGGTGATCCGGCCGGTCGACGGCGCGCTTCCGGCGGGGTATGCGCCGGCGGTGCCGCTGCTGGCCGAGATCGTGGACGACGGGACCCGGGCGGCGTCGCTGCTCGCCGACGAGCGGGTCCACGGCGTCCTGCTACGACCTGGTGACACCGAGGACCTGGCCGATTTCCTCGACCGGGCCGGCGCGTGGCTGCGGACGGTCCCCGGTGCGCCGGTCGCGGCCGGCGGGGCGTGGACGCTGCGGGAGCGGCTGGCTCTGCCCGCACCGGCGCCGCTGCTCGCTGACGCGCGTCCGGCGTTCCGGGCACCGAGCCCCGAACTGGCGCGCTGA